The Candidatus Dependentiae bacterium region GGCAAAGGTTACAAGGCATTGCCTTATGTGGTCAATGGTTCAACCCTGAAAATACTTTACATCCTTTAAAAAATTAAAGCAATGATACAAGCAGAAAAAGCACACCGCATTATGCAGCTATACGAAAGTGATTACGACAATTTTCTTGACAAGCTGAAAGCGAAACGTAAAGCAAAAAAGGCCGCAGCCGCACAGAAAAAAGCAGAGGCAGATAATGCCGACAAGACTGTTTCTGAAGCCGAAGGCTATAAGAAAAAACATCTCGGACAAAAAGCTAAAGACCTTTTGGATAAAGCCGGAGGCATTGAAGGCGCTCAAAGCACTATTCAGAACGTGATGAAATATTTCAAGAGTGATACACCATCTGACTATGACATTAATGTTGGTGGACAAGGTGCAGATCCAAAAGCTGAAAAAACAATTATGGGACTTCCACCCATAGCAGTTTATGTTGGCGGAGCTGTCCTTGTATTAGCAGGAATTTACGGATTGTCCCGCATGATGAAAAACAAAAACGCACCACAACAAATACAAACGCCTGCTCCAGCTTCGGTTGCAGCAGCAGAACCAGTTTTACAAGCAGCAGCATAAACAACATGGTCATTCCTATTCCATCACAACAGCAACGCTTTAAAGTAAAGGTCGGCATCCGTGCCTATGAGCCTTGTGCTTTGGGCGTGAAATGTTATGATGCTACTAAACCCAATACGGATTATATCCGCAGGCGTGTTCCTTTTACAGAAGAATTATTTAAAGGAAAAAATCCAGGATATAAAGAGTTCACCCTTCCCTTCCCGCTTTCTCCCGATCAGCTGATGGTAGAGATGTACGATAAGTCGTATGGAGATGACACCAATTTTCGGGTAGAAAAATTCGAGCTTGAAAAAATGGAGCCGAAAAATGTTTGGGCGGAACCGGAAATGCACAACTTTATTGAGTTCGCACAGGACTTTGCGGTGAAAGCCGGATACCTTCCTACCGGTGTATATGACAGCAAAGACGGAGATTTCCTTATTCAGTATATGCCCATTATCGAGGATGAGGAAGGAAACCCAATGGTAACTCCAGCACGGACCAATCGCAAATCAGGAAGGATACAAGTTGCTCAATCTGCATTTGCAAAATATACCATTCCTGTAAGAGTAGTGGTATTATTCCATGAGCGTTACCATTTTCAGATACCAACCCGGTTGGAAAAACCAGCCGACTTACATGGCTTACGCTTATATCTGGACTTGGGTTTCCCAAGAACGGAAGCGGTTTACGCTACTACTAAAATTTTCAACTCGCATCCTGAATCAGTCGGAATGAGACATAGAGACAGAGTAAAAGACATCGTGAATTTCATTGACAACTATTCAGGTAGAGAACACTTAAAAATGAAAACCAACTAATGAAAGGTGGACGTAACATAGGTACTAATGGTTTGGCGCAAAGCCTCAAAAAGATTTTTGCTGAAAAGAAAAAATCTGATGAGGAAAATTTTGTCCAAAAAATCTATGAAGGCACAGATGATAATTTCTTTGAAGCAACCAACTCAAATTTGCGTGCAGCTCTTAATCTTGATAAAAAAAGTGAGAGCTATGAAAAAGATTTAAAACGTTTCGGTACTCGCATTAAATTAATTGATGTTGCGGATGATGCAATTCCAAACAAAAGAATAAAAGAAATTTTACCGCTTAAAAAGCCTGCAAAACCTTCTAACGAAAGGTACAACGAAAAATATGAGAAGGACTTAAAACGTTTCGGAACGCATCAGGGTATTATCCGTGTATCGAATGATGATCCCACGAAAAGGAAAAAACAAAAGCCTTTCCCCACCGATTTCAGTAAAGCAATTTACAAGGCAATGATGAGTAAATGGAAACCACGTGAGGTAACTCCATTTTCCGTTAATCCATATTCAGATATATTCCGTGAGTTTCCAAAGGCTCAGGTAACTATTCAAAATAAATCAACCGAAGAAAAAGAGGTTGTGCTGTGGGGAGCAAATCAGAATATAAGTGTTAGTCCACCAGCTCCAGGAGATGTTCAGGATCATACTATTGTTGCGCAAGTCAGTGTTCCTGCCGGAGTGCATCCACAAGGTATAGTGGTTAACCCCGCAAATCAACTGGTATATATCGCAAATCAATTAAGCGGTACTATCACGGTTTTGGATTCCAACAACCAAGTAGTAAAAGTTATTCAGCTTCAACCAACCTTTCCCGGTTTCTCATCACCTGTTGCATTAGCTGTAAATAGCAAAAGCTCCAGCAGCAAATATGGTTTTGTATATGTAGTATGCTCTGTTGCAAACACACTTGCTGTTATTGATTTAGCATTAAACGTTATAGCTTCCATACCAGTAGGTACACGTCCGGTTGCGGTAGCCTTTAATCCGGTAAATCTTAAAGTTTACGTAGCTAACCTGGTCAGCGATAACGTAAGTGTTATTGATGCAGAAGCCCTAACTGAAATTGTCGGCTCTCCACTTCCAGCCGGAAATGATCCCATAGGTGTAGGTGTAAATCCTGTAAATGGAGACATCTATATTGCCAATTCACTTGCAAATAGCATTACTGTTTATGACAGCGCCAATGCACTTATAACAACTATTCCGGCAGTTGGCCAGTACCCTGTTTCTGTTACTTACAATCCTGCTAACAACAGTATGTATGCAGTAGCAACCACTAACAATTTTGTTTATCAGATTGAAACGCTAACGCATACCATCGTTGGAGCAATTGCAACCGGTAGCAAACCATACAACAGTTTCTTTGATTCTTACAATGGATTCTTATACGTGCAGAATCGTCAGGATAATACTTTCACCATAATCAAACCTGATAATAGTAAAATTGACGGATTAAGTTTCGGTGAACAAAACATCGGTGGAGCTTTTAACAGCTTCAACAATTCAATTTACATTTCTGATACCAGTAACAACACAATCAATGTTATCGGCTATCTGCAAGTAAGCAGCACCATAGTCTTTAACTCTGATTATCCTGAAATGCGGGAAGATTTTCAAAGCAATCCGGCAGTTGTACAACATACAAAATTTGTTGTAACCGGGTTAGAACGCTTAAACAGTTTCCGGTTGAACAAGTTTACTCCAACTGGAACAATCCGAAGTAAACCCATTTCATTTGAATTATATGCAAGTCCTCAAAGTAAGCTGAATGTGGCAGAAGTAACAGAGCTGGCCGGAACTGTCATTGATGGAAAAATGAATTGGCGCTTTAAGCTGCCGGGACTGCACACAGTAAGTATCCTGGTATGGTATCGCCAGTTTGAAGTACGAGAAATTCTAAGCCCAAAAAATCATAAATCAAACAATTAAAAATCAACAACCATGAACAACAAATTAAACTACTTAGTAATTCACTGCACAGCAACACCTGAAGGCAGACCAGTAAGCAAAGATGATATTATCCGCTGGCATACAAGTCCGGTAAACCAGGGAGGACGTGGATGGAACCGTCCCGGATACGCTGACATTATAGAGCTTGATGGAGATTTAGTAAACATCATTCCTTTTAACACAGATGACTTTGTGGATCAGTGGGAAATCAGCAACGGTGTTGTTGGATTGAACGGCAACTCCCGTCATATCGTGTATGCAGGTGGGATGGACAAAGAGAACAAATCTCCTAAAGATACACGCACCAAAGAACAATTAGCAACCCTTGAAGTGTATGTAAAATATACCGTTAAACGCCATCCGAAAATTTTAGTATTGGGACACAACGAAGCTCCAAACGCACATGGTAAGGCTTGTCCAAGTTTTAACGTGGGAGAATGGTTGCGCTCCATCGGTATAACTGAAGCTAATATTTATCACAAACCGGTTGTGGAAGAAAAAAAGGAAGAAGTTGCAGCAACAACGGCAGAAACAAATTCCAATGAAGCAGAGGCATGAGAACGATACTCATACTTGCAGCTGGGGTATGGATTGGCAGGGAGGTATTTACAACATTATCCAGGAATCAGGCGAGAGAACGTGAAATAAAAATTCGCAAGCAACTGGAAAAATTTATCAGAGAAAACCTGCCAAACCTTCAACCTGATGAGATGCAAAAAGAGGTTGAAAATATTTTAAAATAGACGAAATGGCAACAGTAATTCAAGACATAATCATTCCTGAGAAAAGTTCCGAATGTTCGGAATGGATAAGTTATTTTAAAAAGCTGGAAGAAAAGTTTGGAGCTGAAAACGCTAAAACTATTTGGTTAAAAACATGGCAGGTGAATGGCTCAACAGCTTCCTGCACAACTCGTCCAGACTTTAACGCTTTTTTCAAGAAACAAGATATTGATGTTACTAACCTTGCTACCGCAGCAGTTGCATCGGCAGCAGACTTAGGAGGAAGTATTATGGGCCTTGGGAAAGGCATTACTAAAGTGCTGACCTATGGAGTTCCGATTGTCGCAACTGCAATAATTGCAGCTATCCTGTATGCCATTGTCAAAGTAGCTAAAAACACAACTGCATCCGATGTTGCAGCATTAACACCGCAAGGGAGGGCGGCTTCTTTACTAAAATGAAAACTGCCGCTATAAAACTTGCACAATCCAATCCTAAAACTCTTATAACGGTAGGTGTTATAAGTATTGCAGGAGTGTGGATTGGTGTCGCTGTTTATAAAAACAAAATTAAAAAGCGAGACCAAAAAGCCATTGCTTTTTTCAGTGAACTGCAAAGAGATATTGCACCTGATTCAGTTGGATTGGTGGAAAGCAATGCTTTTGACATACGTTATTGGGAAAATATTAGTAAGAAAATAAAAAAACCAATGTACTTGCTCACAGTAGCAAGCGCAAAAGGCTATGCCAAAGACATACGTGATTCATGGGGAGTATTCAATGATGACGAAGATAAAATTTACAGCGTATTCCGTGCCTTAAAAGACCAAGTGCAAGTATCACAAGTAGCTTATCAATACTACATGGATCCGAAAGGAGATAAGATTAACCTGATTGACGATCTGAAAAGCAGATTGAGCAAAGAGGAAGTCGGGCAAGTACTTGACATCGTGAA contains the following coding sequences:
- a CDS encoding beta-propeller fold lactonase family protein, translating into MKGGRNIGTNGLAQSLKKIFAEKKKSDEENFVQKIYEGTDDNFFEATNSNLRAALNLDKKSESYEKDLKRFGTRIKLIDVADDAIPNKRIKEILPLKKPAKPSNERYNEKYEKDLKRFGTHQGIIRVSNDDPTKRKKQKPFPTDFSKAIYKAMMSKWKPREVTPFSVNPYSDIFREFPKAQVTIQNKSTEEKEVVLWGANQNISVSPPAPGDVQDHTIVAQVSVPAGVHPQGIVVNPANQLVYIANQLSGTITVLDSNNQVVKVIQLQPTFPGFSSPVALAVNSKSSSSKYGFVYVVCSVANTLAVIDLALNVIASIPVGTRPVAVAFNPVNLKVYVANLVSDNVSVIDAEALTEIVGSPLPAGNDPIGVGVNPVNGDIYIANSLANSITVYDSANALITTIPAVGQYPVSVTYNPANNSMYAVATTNNFVYQIETLTHTIVGAIATGSKPYNSFFDSYNGFLYVQNRQDNTFTIIKPDNSKIDGLSFGEQNIGGAFNSFNNSIYISDTSNNTINVIGYLQVSSTIVFNSDYPEMREDFQSNPAVVQHTKFVVTGLERLNSFRLNKFTPTGTIRSKPISFELYASPQSKLNVAEVTELAGTVIDGKMNWRFKLPGLHTVSILVWYRQFEVREILSPKNHKSNN
- a CDS encoding N-acetylmuramoyl-L-alanine amidase produces the protein MNNKLNYLVIHCTATPEGRPVSKDDIIRWHTSPVNQGGRGWNRPGYADIIELDGDLVNIIPFNTDDFVDQWEISNGVVGLNGNSRHIVYAGGMDKENKSPKDTRTKEQLATLEVYVKYTVKRHPKILVLGHNEAPNAHGKACPSFNVGEWLRSIGITEANIYHKPVVEEKKEEVAATTAETNSNEAEA